One stretch of Leptospira mtsangambouensis DNA includes these proteins:
- the aroC gene encoding chorismate synthase: MPSSWGKIFRVSTFGESHGTSVGVVVDGVPAGLPFPEEEIQKDLTRRRPGQNDLTTPRDEKDRMVVESGVFQGKTTGSPILMKVNNQNTIGSDYDEMAHVFRPSHADYTYSEKYGHRAHVGGGRSSVRETIGRVAASGLARVILERELGISTVGWVDSIGPIDSHISESEYPISRDIVDNFPTRCPKKSSNDEMETLIRKLRDEGDSVGGVVKVAVRNLPPGLGDPVYDKLDADLAKAILSISACKGFEVGSGFTGTRQTGSVHNDEFYIEPGTGKVKTRTNNSGGIQGGISNGMDLILRAAFKPTSTIKKEQKTINDKNEETILKAKGRHDACVLPRAVPIVEAVVNLVLVDAYLYQRALQPKWFLKYANLDSIPEQ; the protein is encoded by the coding sequence ATGCCTTCAAGTTGGGGAAAAATTTTCAGAGTATCAACATTTGGTGAGTCTCACGGAACTTCTGTTGGAGTTGTCGTGGATGGAGTTCCTGCCGGCTTACCATTTCCAGAGGAAGAAATTCAAAAGGATTTAACACGCCGTAGGCCAGGCCAAAATGATCTTACCACTCCAAGGGATGAAAAAGATCGGATGGTTGTGGAATCAGGAGTGTTCCAAGGTAAAACAACTGGTAGTCCCATTCTCATGAAAGTGAACAACCAAAACACCATTGGAAGTGACTATGATGAAATGGCCCATGTGTTTCGGCCATCTCATGCAGATTATACATATTCGGAGAAATACGGACATAGAGCGCATGTGGGCGGTGGAAGGTCTTCCGTTCGAGAAACCATTGGTAGAGTAGCAGCGTCAGGTCTTGCCCGTGTGATTTTAGAGAGAGAGCTTGGAATCTCAACAGTAGGTTGGGTGGATTCGATTGGCCCAATCGATTCTCATATTAGTGAATCTGAATATCCTATTTCTAGAGATATCGTGGACAACTTCCCAACAAGATGTCCAAAAAAATCGTCTAATGACGAAATGGAGACTCTCATTCGAAAACTTAGAGATGAAGGAGATTCTGTTGGTGGAGTTGTCAAAGTTGCCGTCAGAAACTTACCACCTGGTTTAGGAGATCCCGTATACGATAAGTTAGATGCTGATTTGGCAAAGGCAATTTTGTCTATTTCGGCATGTAAAGGATTTGAAGTGGGATCTGGATTTACTGGTACCCGCCAAACGGGAAGCGTTCACAACGATGAATTTTATATAGAGCCGGGAACTGGAAAAGTCAAAACTAGAACTAACAATTCTGGTGGTATCCAAGGTGGAATATCTAACGGAATGGATTTGATCCTTCGTGCCGCTTTTAAACCAACTTCGACCATTAAAAAAGAACAAAAAACCATTAACGATAAAAATGAAGAAACCATTTTAAAAGCAAAAGGGCGACATGATGCTTGTGTACTACCAAGAGCTGTTCCTATTGTGGAAGCTGTGGTAAATCTTGTGTTAGTGGATGCTTATCTTTACCAAAGAGCCTTACAGCCAAAATGGTTTTTAAAATATGCAAATTTAGATTCTATTCCAGAACAATAA
- a CDS encoding LIC_10042 family TonB-like protein translates to MHTLFEGSKYKALSITFGIHLLLVFALFGYNLKRDIDSPFLKWKKGSSVSTIDLQFSTGIGNTSSSSSKNPSKEEGTKTIEDEISEFQNCLSYPALALEQKLEDVCVYRLTIKEDGSLEKIAVVTPCRYGVFDLQVRRQLADWQFQHSKGKEFVLPIRFRLDVRD, encoded by the coding sequence ATGCACACCCTCTTTGAAGGTTCGAAATACAAGGCTCTTTCCATCACTTTTGGAATTCACCTCTTGTTAGTTTTCGCTCTATTCGGTTATAACCTAAAAAGGGACATAGATTCGCCATTTTTAAAATGGAAAAAGGGAAGTAGCGTATCCACCATAGATTTACAATTTTCCACAGGGATCGGAAATACCTCATCTTCCTCTTCCAAAAATCCTTCAAAAGAAGAAGGAACAAAAACAATTGAAGATGAAATTTCAGAATTCCAAAACTGCCTCAGTTATCCGGCACTAGCCTTAGAACAAAAATTAGAAGATGTTTGTGTGTATCGATTGACCATCAAAGAAGATGGTTCTTTGGAAAAAATTGCAGTGGTCACCCCATGTAGGTATGGTGTCTTTGATTTACAGGTGCGTCGGCAACTCGCCGATTGGCAGTTCCAACATTCCAAAGGTAAAGAATTTGTTCTACCCATTAGGTTCCGTTTAGATGTCCGAGACTAA